The following proteins are co-located in the Pseudomonas fluorescens genome:
- a CDS encoding FecCD family ABC transporter permease: MITPRYALLLVALGALLMISCVVSLGFGSAPVPVDVVWRILLNKAFGLGDVNWSSGQEHIVWLIRVPRMLLGALVGAGLALIGAVLQAVTRNPLADPHLLGVTSGATLGAVIVVLHVGEIVGLLTLPIAAFLGALLSMLVVLAVASRHGRLESDRLLLCGVAVSFVMMAVANLLLFMGDHRAASAVMFWMLGGLGLARWELLMIPAVTVVFGLLLLLGMARPLNALMAGEQTAVTLGLNARNVRLKVFLIASLMTGVLVSISGSIGFVGLMVPHIARRLVGAEHRRLLPVCLLLGSVFLVWVDVAARTLIAPEDLPIGVATAAIGGLFFIGLMRRR; this comes from the coding sequence ATGATTACCCCGCGCTACGCCCTGTTGCTGGTCGCCCTTGGCGCGTTGTTAATGATCTCTTGCGTAGTCTCGCTGGGGTTCGGCTCGGCGCCGGTGCCGGTGGACGTGGTGTGGCGTATTTTACTGAACAAGGCGTTCGGCCTCGGTGACGTGAACTGGAGTTCCGGTCAGGAACATATCGTGTGGTTGATTCGCGTGCCGCGCATGTTGCTCGGCGCGCTGGTGGGCGCCGGGCTGGCGTTGATCGGCGCCGTGTTGCAGGCCGTCACGCGCAACCCTCTGGCCGACCCGCACCTGTTGGGCGTGACCTCCGGCGCGACCCTGGGCGCGGTGATTGTGGTGCTGCACGTCGGGGAAATCGTCGGCCTGCTGACGCTGCCCATCGCCGCCTTTCTCGGCGCGTTGCTGAGCATGCTGGTGGTACTGGCGGTGGCCAGCCGTCACGGGCGGCTGGAGAGTGATCGCCTGTTACTGTGCGGTGTGGCGGTGTCGTTCGTGATGATGGCGGTGGCCAACCTGTTGCTGTTCATGGGCGACCACCGCGCAGCCTCAGCGGTGATGTTCTGGATGCTCGGCGGCCTGGGCCTGGCGCGCTGGGAACTGCTGATGATTCCTGCCGTGACGGTCGTCTTCGGGCTGCTGCTGTTGCTGGGTATGGCGCGCCCATTGAACGCTCTGATGGCCGGCGAGCAAACCGCTGTGACCCTGGGCCTGAACGCGCGGAACGTGCGGCTGAAGGTGTTTTTGATAGCCTCTCTGATGACCGGCGTACTGGTATCCATCAGCGGCTCCATCGGCTTTGTTGGCCTGATGGTGCCGCACATTGCCCGACGCCTGGTCGGCGCCGAACACCGGCGATTGTTGCCGGTGTGCCTACTGTTGGGCAGCGTGTTCCTGGTCTGGGTAGATGTTGCGGCGCGGACCTTGATCGCCCCCGAAGACCTGCCCATTGGCGTGGCGACGGCGGCGATTGGCGGGTTGTTTTTTATTGGGTTGATGCGCAGGCGCTAG
- a CDS encoding ABC transporter substrate-binding protein, translating to MILRSLLSLALLLGTAQAFAEATHYPVTIKSCNRDVTFQEAPKHAVSHDINMTQMMLALGLKSHMAGYSGVTGWKSVTPEMAETLDGLPELASKYPSVETLLNANVDFFFAGWDYGMRVGGDLTPQTLQPLGINVYELTESCAFVMKRPAATLEDTYTDVRNLGKIFDVQDRANALVAKMQAQVAEVQKDLPTDKPRVFLYDSGEDRAMTSGRLGMPQALIEAAGGRNILDDMDASWTRVNWETVVDRNPQVIVIVDYSEITAEQKAQFLLNNPALQSVDAIKNQRFIVIPYVQATPGIDNVLAVETLAKGFHGE from the coding sequence ATGATCCTGCGCTCCCTGCTGTCTCTCGCCTTGTTACTCGGCACTGCTCAAGCGTTTGCCGAAGCAACCCATTACCCAGTGACGATTAAAAGCTGTAACCGCGACGTGACCTTTCAGGAGGCGCCGAAACACGCAGTCAGCCATGACATCAACATGACGCAGATGATGCTTGCCCTGGGCCTCAAGTCGCACATGGCAGGCTATAGCGGCGTGACCGGCTGGAAGTCGGTCACGCCGGAGATGGCCGAGACCCTCGACGGCCTGCCGGAGCTGGCGAGTAAGTACCCATCGGTGGAAACCCTGCTCAACGCCAACGTGGATTTCTTCTTCGCCGGCTGGGACTACGGCATGCGTGTGGGTGGCGACCTCACGCCGCAAACCCTGCAACCGTTGGGCATCAATGTGTATGAGCTGACCGAGTCGTGCGCGTTTGTGATGAAGCGCCCTGCCGCGACACTGGAAGACACCTATACCGACGTGCGCAACCTGGGAAAGATTTTCGATGTGCAAGACCGCGCCAACGCGCTGGTGGCAAAGATGCAGGCCCAAGTGGCCGAGGTGCAAAAAGACCTGCCCACCGACAAACCACGCGTGTTTCTCTATGACAGCGGTGAAGACCGCGCCATGACCTCCGGCCGCCTGGGCATGCCGCAGGCGCTGATCGAAGCAGCCGGTGGGCGCAATATTCTCGATGACATGGATGCCAGCTGGACGCGCGTGAACTGGGAGACCGTAGTGGATCGCAACCCCCAGGTGATCGTGATCGTCGACTACAGCGAAATCACCGCCGAGCAGAAGGCGCAATTCCTGCTCAACAACCCGGCCCTGCAGTCGGTGGACGCCATCAAGAATCAGCGTTTTATCGTGATTCCTTATGTGCAGGCCACGCCGGGGATCGATAACGTGCTGGCGGTGGAAACCCTGGCCAAAGGGTTCCACGGCGAATGA
- a CDS encoding ABC transporter ATP-binding protein has product MPSLSLTQLGWTPPGHEHCNHRFQLRDASLQVGAGEFVGLIGPNGSGKTSLLRCAYRFSKPEHGDVVLEHQNVWKQSAKWCAQRIAVVLQEFPDAFGLRVDEVVAMGRTPHKGLFDADTRHDQQLIQEALNSVGMQGFEDHAFATLSGGEKQRVILARALAQQPQLLILDEPTNHLDPRYQLALLRLVKHLNIGTLASIHDLNLAAAFCDRLYVINHGRIVASGTPHDVLTAELLRDVFGVEALIDTHPLSGYPRITWITQP; this is encoded by the coding sequence ATGCCTTCACTCAGTCTCACCCAGCTTGGCTGGACCCCGCCGGGTCACGAGCACTGCAATCACCGGTTCCAACTGCGTGACGCGAGCTTGCAGGTCGGTGCGGGCGAATTTGTCGGCCTGATCGGACCCAACGGCAGCGGCAAGACCAGCCTGTTGCGTTGCGCCTATCGGTTCAGCAAACCGGAACACGGTGACGTGGTGCTCGAACACCAGAACGTGTGGAAACAAAGCGCCAAGTGGTGTGCGCAACGTATCGCCGTGGTGTTGCAGGAGTTTCCCGACGCCTTCGGATTGCGCGTAGATGAAGTGGTCGCCATGGGCCGTACGCCTCACAAAGGCCTGTTCGATGCCGACACGCGCCACGACCAACAGTTGATTCAAGAGGCCTTGAATTCAGTCGGCATGCAGGGCTTTGAAGACCACGCTTTCGCCACCCTGTCCGGCGGCGAAAAACAAAGGGTGATTCTCGCCCGTGCCCTGGCCCAGCAACCGCAACTGCTGATCCTTGACGAGCCGACCAACCACCTCGACCCGCGCTATCAGCTGGCATTGCTACGGCTGGTCAAGCACCTGAACATCGGCACACTGGCCAGCATTCACGACCTGAACCTGGCCGCTGCCTTTTGTGATCGCCTTTACGTGATCAACCACGGGCGCATTGTCGCCAGCGGCACGCCTCACGACGTGCTGACCGCCGAACTGTTGCGCGACGTGTTTGGCGTCGAGGCCTTGATCGACACTCACCCTCTGTCTGGCTACCCGCGAATCACCTGGATAACCCAACCATGA
- a CDS encoding TonB-dependent receptor, with product MNKYFACGLCLLALHNSAQALTLPASPVTAPAVDDERVDLNTPTTAGSRLNLTALQTPGSVESQTGEKIRQRGDASVQDAISRATGITRTGTPGDGGTSLQARGFTGQSSVLQLYDGQRMFDGAGTSTFPVDTWSVERVDVLRGPASVMYGQGATGAVINTLSKKPFEGQIENHIRLGYGSYDRQQQALDSGGSLTDTLSYRLNINRLRSNGFIDRGDSASDFVSAALRWQPADNLSVTLAHDYGDQRPQNDYGTPLINGQLHKSLRAKNYNVSNNTLHYNDQWTRLTSAWQINDNVTATNELSYLKNQRRWQNAESYNDVDGGLVRQNYLGIKHNQEQVGDRQTFTFKHTLFGLDSQTVTGVEYNRIRFHLVSNAPFDDLPGGGQPVDIQHPVPQPFVSDSPFIAQSVTTTKQLAAFAENRLQLSDKLSLITGVRRDYLHIDSNDLTTANRDADTTLTGNNWKAGLVYAITPDISVYGQYATSTDGVGSLISLSPSQQQFGLSTAKQAEVGFKQAFWDARGEWTLAAYHIVKQKLLVSIPGTDLKEQVGQQSSNGLEVSLDLQLPDAWQLQANAAIVRAQYDDFSEVVNGQAISRNGNRPVDVPNRTANLWLSNAVTDDIRAGAGVRYVSARYADTANTREVPSYTVADAAVSWKAMRNTTLGLELNNLFNRTYAVSQYNNGQQWLLGEPRSFFVTADYTF from the coding sequence ATGAACAAGTACTTCGCGTGCGGCCTGTGCCTGCTCGCTTTGCATAACAGCGCCCAGGCCCTGACCCTGCCCGCCAGCCCCGTGACCGCGCCGGCCGTGGATGATGAACGCGTCGACTTGAATACCCCGACCACCGCCGGCTCGCGCCTGAACCTCACGGCCTTGCAAACGCCGGGCAGCGTCGAGAGCCAGACCGGCGAAAAAATCCGCCAACGCGGCGACGCCAGCGTGCAGGACGCCATCTCCCGCGCCACCGGCATCACCCGCACCGGAACACCGGGCGACGGCGGTACCTCGTTACAGGCACGCGGTTTTACCGGGCAAAGTTCGGTATTGCAGTTGTACGACGGCCAGCGCATGTTCGATGGCGCGGGCACTTCCACCTTCCCGGTGGACACCTGGTCGGTTGAGCGCGTGGACGTTCTGCGCGGCCCGGCTTCGGTCATGTATGGCCAGGGCGCCACGGGCGCGGTGATCAACACTCTTTCGAAGAAGCCGTTTGAAGGCCAGATCGAAAACCACATCCGTCTCGGCTACGGGTCCTATGACCGCCAGCAGCAAGCCCTGGACAGCGGCGGCTCGCTGACCGACACGCTGAGCTATCGCCTGAACATCAACCGCCTGCGCAGCAACGGTTTCATCGACCGTGGCGACTCGGCCAGCGACTTCGTCAGCGCCGCCCTGCGCTGGCAACCGGCCGACAACCTCAGCGTCACCCTGGCCCACGACTATGGCGACCAGCGCCCACAGAACGACTACGGCACCCCGCTGATCAACGGCCAGTTACACAAAAGCCTGCGCGCCAAGAACTACAACGTCAGCAACAACACACTGCACTACAACGACCAATGGACGCGCCTGACCAGCGCGTGGCAGATCAATGACAACGTCACTGCCACCAACGAGCTGTCGTACCTGAAAAACCAGCGCCGCTGGCAGAACGCCGAGAGCTATAACGATGTCGACGGTGGCTTGGTGCGCCAGAACTACCTGGGCATCAAGCATAACCAGGAACAGGTCGGCGACCGCCAGACCTTCACGTTCAAACACACGCTGTTCGGCCTCGACAGCCAGACCGTGACGGGCGTCGAGTACAACCGTATTCGCTTTCATCTGGTCAGCAATGCGCCCTTCGACGACTTGCCGGGCGGCGGCCAGCCGGTGGACATTCAGCACCCGGTGCCACAACCGTTTGTCAGTGACAGCCCATTTATTGCGCAGTCCGTTACCACCACCAAACAGCTCGCCGCCTTTGCCGAAAACCGCCTGCAACTCAGCGACAAACTCTCGTTGATCACCGGCGTGCGCCGCGACTATCTGCACATCGATAGCAATGATCTGACAACCGCGAACAGAGACGCCGACACAACCCTGACCGGCAATAACTGGAAAGCCGGACTGGTCTACGCGATCACTCCAGACATTTCGGTCTACGGCCAGTACGCCACCAGCACCGACGGTGTCGGCAGCCTGATCAGCCTGAGCCCGAGCCAGCAGCAGTTCGGTTTGTCCACCGCCAAACAGGCTGAAGTCGGCTTCAAGCAGGCGTTCTGGGACGCGCGTGGCGAATGGACCCTGGCGGCTTACCACATCGTCAAACAGAAATTGCTGGTGAGCATTCCCGGCACCGACCTCAAAGAACAAGTGGGTCAGCAATCGTCCAACGGCCTGGAGGTCAGCCTCGACCTGCAGCTGCCCGACGCTTGGCAACTGCAAGCCAACGCCGCCATCGTGCGCGCGCAGTACGACGACTTCTCTGAAGTGGTTAACGGCCAGGCGATTTCCCGCAACGGCAACCGCCCGGTGGATGTCCCCAACCGCACCGCCAACCTGTGGCTGAGCAACGCCGTGACCGACGATATACGCGCCGGCGCTGGTGTGCGTTACGTCAGCGCCCGTTATGCCGACACGGCCAACACCCGTGAAGTGCCGAGCTACACCGTGGCCGACGCGGCCGTGTCGTGGAAGGCGATGCGCAACACCACGCTGGGCCTGGAGCTGAACAACCTGTTCAACCGCACCTATGCGGTCAGCCAGTACAACAACGGTCAACAGTGGCTCCTGGGCGAGCCGCGCTCGTTTTTTGTCACCGCGGACTACACCTTTTAA